The nucleotide window GCGGTTGATCACGCGGCGGTACAGGTCGTTCAGGTCCGAGGTGGCGAAACGGCCACCGTCGAGCTGGACCATCGGGCGCAGTTCCGGCGGAATCACCGGGACGGCGTCCAGCACCATGCCCAGCGGGCTGTTGGTGGTGGTCAGGAACGCGTTGACAACCTTCAGGCGCTTCAGGGCACGCGTCTTGCGCTGGCCCTTGCCGTTCTTGATGGTGTCGCGCAGTGACTCAGCCTCTGCGACCATGTCGAAGGTTTCCAGGCGCTTCTTGATCGACTCGGCGCCCATGGAGCCCTCGAAGTACAGACCGTAGCGGTCACGCAGTTCGCGGTACAGGCCTTCGTCACCTTCGAGGTCGGCGACCTTGAGGTTCTTGAAGCGGTCCCAGACCTGCTCGAGGCGCTCGATGTCGGCATCCGCACGCTTGCGGACGTTGGCCATCTGGCGGTCGGCGGAGTCGCGGGCCTTCTTCTTCTCGGGTGCCTTGGCGCCTTCGGCCTCGAGACGGGCAAGCTCGTCTTCCAGGTCGCGGGCGATCGCGGCGATGTCCGAGTCGCGGGTGTCGGAGAGCTGCTTCTTCTCCAGGTCGTGTTCGGCCTGCAGGTTCGGCAGTTCTTCGTGGCGGCGCTCTTCGTCCACGCTGGTGATCATGTAGGCGGCGAAGTAGATGACCTTTTCGAGGTCCTTCGGTGCCAGGTCAAGGAGGTAGCCCAGACGGGAGGGAACGCCCTTGAAATACCAGATGTGTGTGACAGGTGCGGCCAGTTCGATGTGGCCCATGCGCTCACGGCGTACCTTGGCGCGGGTGACTTCAACGCCACAACGCTCGCAGATGATGCCCTTGAAGCGCACTCGCTTGTACTTACCGCAGTAGCATTCCCAGTCCCGGGACGGGCCGAAGATCTTCTCGCAGAAGAGTCCGTCCTTCTCGGGCTTGAGGGTGCGGTAGTTGATGGTTTCCGGCTTCTTGACCTCGCCGTAAGACCAGTCGCGGATTTCTTCCGCGGTGGCAAGGCCAATTCGCATGAGGCCGAAGGAGGATTCGCTGGACATATGGTCCCTGTTCTCTCTTGTTCTCTAAATCTGAATGTCTTGTGTCGGGTACGGAAAGAGGTACGACGGCGGTAGCCGGCACGGGTTCCGAAGGTTCCGTGCCGGTCCGCTCATCTAGACCTCTTCGACGGAGCTGGGCTCTGCGCGGGACAGATCGATACCCAGTTCCTCCGCGGCCCGGAAGACTTCTTCATCCGAGTCACGCATTTCAATCGTGGTGCCGTCCGTGGAAAGGACTTCCACGTTCAGGCACAGCGACTGCATTTCCTTGATCAAGACCTTGAAGGACTCCGGAACACCCGGTTCGGGGATGTTCTCGCCCTTGACGATGGCTTCGTAGACCTTGACGCGGCCGTGGATGTCGTCGGACTTGATGGTCAGCAGTTCCTGCAGGGTGTACGCGGCACCGTAGGCTTCCAGAGCCCACACTTCCATTTCGCCGAAGCGCTGGCCACCGAACTGGGCCTTACCACCAAGCGGCTGCTGGGTGATCATGGAGTACGGGCCGGTGGAGCGTGCGTGGATCTTGTCATCGACAAGGTGGTGCAGCTTCAGGATGTACATGTAGCCCACGGAGATCGGGTCCGGGAACGGCTCGCCGGAGCGGCCGTCGAACAGACGCGCCTTGCCGGAGGAACCGATCAGGCGATCGCCGTCGCGGGTCACGTTGGTCGAGTCCAGCAGACCGGTGATCTCATGCTCGGAAGCACCGTCGAAGACCGGGGTGGCCACGGTGGTTGAACCACTCTGGCGCGGCAGGTTCGGCAGGTTCTTGACCCAATCCGGGTCCCCTTCGATGGTCCAGCCTTGCTTCGCGGCCCAGCCAAGGTGGATTTCCAGTACCTGGCCGACGTTCATACGGCCCGGAACACCCAGCGGGTTGAGGACGATGTCCACCGGAGTGCCATCTTCCATGAACGGCATGTCCTCGATCGGCAGGATCTTGGAGATGACGCCCTTGTTGCCGTGGCGGCCGGCGAGCTTGTCGCCGTCCGTGATCTTACGCTTCTGTGCCACGTAGACGCGGACCAGCTGGTTCACGCCCGGGGGCAGTTCGTCGTCGTTGTCGCGCTCGAAGATGCGCACGCCGATGACCGTACCGGACTCGCCGTGCGGAACCTTCAGCGAGGTGTCGCGGACTTCGCGCGACTTCTCACCGAAGATGGCGCGCAGCAGGCGCTCTTCGGGGGTCAGCTCGGTTTCACCCTTCGGGGTCACACGGCCAACCAGGATGTCGCCTGCTTCGACCTCGGCACCGATGTGGATGATGCCGCGCTCGTCCAGCTGGGAGAGGACCTCTTCGCTCACGTTCGGGATGTCACGGGTGATTTCCTCGGCACCAAGCTTGGTGTCGCGGGCGTCAACCTCATGCTCCTCGATGTGGATGGAGGTCAGCACGTCGTCGGAGACGATGCGCTGGCTCAGGATGATCGCGTCCTCGTAGTTGTGGCCTTCCCAGGACATGAACGCAACGAGCAGGTTCTTGCCCAGAGCCAGTTCGCCCTGGTCCGTGGAGGGACCGTCGGCGATGATGCTCTTGACCTCCACCCGCTGGCCCTCGGCAACCAGCACGCGCTGGTTGTAGGCGTTGCCCTGGTTGGAGCGCGCGAACTTCATGATCGGGTAGTGCGTCTCGGTGCCGTCGTCGTTCAAGGTGGTGACCATGTCAGCCGAAACCTCGGTGACCACACCGGCCTTGGCGGCAACCACGGAGTCACCGGCGTCGACAGCGGCGTAGCGCTCCATGCCGGTACCAACCAGCGGAGCTTCCGAACGCAGCAGCGGCACAGCCTGGCGCTGCATGTTCGCACCCATGAGGGCGCGGTTGGCGTCGTCGTGCTCGAGGAACGGGATCAGGGCGGTTGCCACGGACACCATCTGGCGCGGGGAAACGTCCATATAGTCGATCTCGGCCGGCTCCGTCAGGATCGGCTCGCCACCGCCACCGCGTTCGCGGCAGAGGACCAGCTCTTCGGAGAAGCGGTTGTCCTCGTCCAGCGGCGCGTTGGCCTGGGCGATCACGGCCTCGATCTCGTCATCCGCGGTCAGGTAGTCGATCTGGTCGGTGACCAGGCCGTCCACGACCTTGCGGTACGGGGTCTCGATGAAGCCGAAGGCGTTGATGCGGCCGTAGGAAGCCAGCGAACCGATCAGGCCGATGTTCGGGCCTTCAGGGGTTTCGATGGGGCACATACGTCCGTAGTGCGACGGGTGGACGTCACGGACTTCCATGCCTGCACGGTCACGGGACAGACCACCCGGGCCCAGCGCGGACAGACGGCGCTTGTGCGTCAGGCCGGCCAGCGGGTTGTTCTGGTCCATGAACTGGGACAGCTGGGAGGTTCCGAAGAACTCCTTAATGGCTGCCACAACGGGACGGATGTTGATCAGGGTCTGCGGAGTAATGGCCTCCACGTCCTGGGTGGTCATCCGCTCGCGGACGACACGCTCCATACGGGAAAGACCGGTGCGGACCTGGTTCTCGATCAGTTCACCGACGGCGCGGATGCGGCGGTTGCCGAAGTGGTCGATGTCGTCGACCTCGACGCGGATCTCGTGGTCCTCGCCGTCACGCTTGCCCGGAATGGACTTCTCGCCGGCGTGCAGGGCTACGAGGAACTTGATCATGGCGACAATGTCGTCATTGTTCAGAACAGATGCGTCCGGATCATCCAGCGGCTTGTCGATGCCCAGCTTGCGGTTGATCTTGTAGCGGCCAACCTTGGCCAGATCGTAGCGCTTCGGGTTGAAGTAGAGGTTGTCCAGCAGGGACTGGGCAGCTTCCACGGTGGGCGGCTCGCCCGGACGGAGCTTGCGGTAGATGTCCAGGAGTGCGTCTTCCTGGGTCTCGGTGGTGTCCTTCTCCAGCGTGGCGCGGATGGAGTCGTACTCGCCGAAGGTCTCCAGGATCTGGCCTTCGGTCCAGCCGAGGGCCTTCAGCAAGACGGTGACGGACTGCTTGCGCTTGCGGTCGAGGCGTACGCCGACCTGGTCGCGCTTGTCGATCTCCAGTTCGAACCATGCACCGCGGGACGGGATGATCTTGGCGGTGAAGATGTCCTTGTCACTGGTCTTGTCGGCGGAACGCTCGAAGTAGGCGCCCGGGGAACGGACCAGCTGGGAGACGACAACGCGCTCGGTGCCGTTGATGACGAAGGTGCCCTTGTCGGTCATCAGCGGGAAGTCGCCCATGAACACGGTCTGCTGCTTGATTTCGCCCGTGTTGTTGTTCATGAACTCCGCCTTGACGTACAGCGGAGCGGAATAGGTGGCGTCGCGGTCCTTGCACTCCGCCATCGTGTACTTCGGGTCAGCGAACTCCGGCTCGGAGAAGCTCAGGGACATGGTGCCCTGGAAGTCCTCGATCGGGGAGATCTCTTCGAAGATGTCCGCCAGACCCGACGTCGTGGCCATGCCCTTCTGGCCTTCGGCCAGCGCCTGCTCAAGGCGGGTCTTCCAGCGCTCGTTGCCGACCAGCCAATCGAAGCTGTGGGTCTGCAGGGCGAGAAGATTGGGAACGTCCAGAGGTTCGTGAATCTTAGCGAATGAGATCCTGCGGGTGGCGCCATCGTTCGATGAAGCGTCAAGCAGGCTGTTAGCGGTATCAGTATTAGAGGTGCTCGAGGCGACCAAGAGAGGGATCCTTCCACAGACCTTCAGGCTTGTACGCGCTTCCGCACTACCGGCATCATGAGATGCCAAGCACAACCAGACCGGATCCGCTATATGATCCAAGCCCGCCCGGATTCCTGTTAAATACAGGAAGGCGTGGCAAAGCCCACCGCTATATGAAGGCTGAAGGTTAAGAGGGAAGACGCAGATTTATACTCTACGCCACGTCCCCTAAATTGTCCAGCAGGCAGACTATCCCGTTGCCTGTCTGCGCCGGTGAACTGCTTCCGGCGTGTCGGGCGGCGGAAGCCGAATCGTAATCTCCGGCGCCGGCCCTGCTCCCCTGCCAACGGAGCGCTTTGTCTTCCGCGCGGCTCCCCTGCAGCAGCTTCCCTGCTTATCCTGCGGCGGCCATTCTGCGGAACATCTGCGGCTGTTGCCGCGTTCCACAGATTGGAAGCATATCGAACTCCCGCGCCAGCTAACTGTAGCCTGTCGGGAACAGCTATTTCAAGGATGAAAGCGAGCACAGGACAGTGTCAGGTAACAGAAACGACGTGGTAATTCTCGGCGGTGCCCGCACTCCGCAGGGCCGGCTCAACGGACAGCTGGCGGGTTTCAGCGCCGTCGAGCTCGGCAGCAAGGCCATCGCGGCGGCCCTCGAGCGCTCCGGCGTGCCGGCGGAGAACGTCGACTCGGTCATCATGGGACAGGTCATCCAGGCTGGCGCCGGGCAGAATCCGGCCCGCCAGAGCGCCATCGGAGCCGGCATCGGGTGGGACGTTCCCACCGTGACCATCAACAAGGTGTGCCTCTCCGGCCTCGCGGCGATCACCGATGCGGCCCGCTTGATCCGCGCGGGCGAGGCAGAGGTAGTAGTTGCCGGCGGCCAGGAGTCCATGACCAACGGACCGCATGTCCTCCCCGGTTCCCGGCAGGGCTGGACCTACGGCAACATCAACGTCATCGACTCAGTGGCCCATGACGGGCTGACCGATGCTTTCGACCACGAGTCGATGGGTGCCTCAACGGAACGGCGGAATACCGAACTGAGTATCGACCGCACCGCCCAGGACGAAGTGGCTGCGGCATCGCACCAACGCGCCGCCGCTGCCGCCGAATCCGGTGTGTTCGATGCGGAGATCGTCCCCGTCACGGTCCCCCAGCGCAAGGGCGATGATCTGGTGCTGACCAAGGACGAAGGTATCCGCCCCCAGACCACGGTGGAATCGCTGGCGCCGCTGAGGCCGGCCTTTGACAAGGACGGCACCATCACGGCAGGCAACTCGTCACCGCTTTCCGACGGCGCAGCCGCCGTCGTGCTGGCGACCCGCGGTTATGCCGAAGACAACGGACTTGAGTGGCTCGCCGTCGTCGGCAAACCCGGCCAGGTGGCCGGGCCGGACACCTCCCTGCATTCACAGCCGTCCAATGCCATTGCTCAGGCCCTGAAGCGCGCCGGCTGGAGCACCTCGGACCTAGACTTCATCGAAATCAACGAGGCCTTCGGTTCCGTTGCCGTGCAGTCGCTGAAGGATCTGGATTACCCGCTGGAGAAGTGCAACCTCCACGGCGGCGCCATCGCACTGGGGCATCCGATCGGAGCCTCCGGCGCACGGCTGGCGCTGCATGCAGCCCATGAGCTTAAGCGCCGCAGGCAGGGCAAGGCCGCCGTTTCGCTGTGCGGCGGCGGAGGCCAGGGCGAGGCGCTCCTGCTGTACCGCGACGAGGAGTAGCCGGTGACTGACATTGCCACCGGCAAGGACAGGTTCCTAGCCGACGCGGGCGACCGCGAGCTGGACGTGGAATTGATCGCACGTCCGGCGGCTCGGAGCCTGGTGGAGGCGGCGCAGCTGCTCGGGATCGCACCCGCTGATATCGTCAAGTCGCTCGTGGTGAAGCACAAAGACGGCACGTTCCTGTTCGCGCTGATTCCCGGGGACCGGCAGATCTCCTGGCCGAAGCTGCGCGCCTTGCTCGGGGTGAACAAGCTGTCGATGCCTGCTGCCGACGTCGCCTTCGAGGCGACCGGCTATCAGCGCGGTACTATCACGCCGCTGGGCAGCACCACGGCCTGGCCGGTCTATGCCGATGCCGCGATCACCGGCCGGCGCATCTCCATGGGTGCCGGTGAGCACGGCTACTCTGCCTTTGTGGATTCTGATGCTCTGATCAAGGCGCTGAACGCTACTGTCGCGGATATCAGCGATCCGGAATAACGCCTCGGCGTTCCGCCAGAGCAGACAAAAGAGCCCCGCACCTGAGTGCGGGGCTCTTTTGGGTGTTGCGAAAAGCTTACTTGACCGTGACGGTGGCGCCGGCAGCTTCGAGAGCTTCCTTGGCCTTGTCGGCAGCTTCCTTGGTTGCACCTTCGAGAACAGCCTTCGGAGCGCTGTCGACAACGTCCTTGGCTTCCTTCAGGCCCAGGGAGGTCAGGGCGCGAACTTCCTTGATCACTGCGATCTTCTTGTCGCCAGCAGCTTCGAGGATAACGTCGAATTCGGTCTGCTCTTCAGCAGCCTCAGCGGCGCCACCGGCGGCGGGGCCAGCAACGGCAACGGCAGCAGCCGTAACGTCGAAGGTCTCTTCGAAGAGCTTCACGAAGTCGGAGAGCTCGATGATGGACAGTTCCTTGAAAGCTTCAATGAGCTCTTCGTTGGTGAGCTTCGCCATGGTTGGCGTCCTTCCTATAGGTGGTGTTCAGCGCATTGGCCGCGCACCAAGAGTTGTGGATTGGGAAGAGAGTTTTACTTCTCTTCGGCAGCAGCCTCGGCCGGAGCCTCGGTTGCCTCGGCAGCGGGAGCTTCTTCAGCAGCAGGTGCTTCTGCGGCCGGAGCTTCGGCAGCAGCAGTGTCTGCCGCACCGCCGTTCTCCTCCTGCTTGACGCGCAGTGCCTCGACAGTGCGGGCCAGGGCAGCCATCGGGGCCTTGAGGACGCCGGCAACGCGTGCCAGCTGGAACTCACGGGACTCGAGTGCGGCCAGCGCTGCAACACCGGGTGCGTCCAGGGCTTTGCCCTCGAAGAAACCGGTCTTGATGACGAGCTGCGGGTTGGACTTTGCGAAATCCGTCAGGGACTTTGCGGCTGCAACAGCGTCACCCTTGATGAAGGCGATAGCAGTGGGTCCGGAGAGCTGGTCATCGAATGCATCGATGCCGGCTTCCTTGGCTGCAATGCCAGTCAGGGTGTTCTTGACGACGGAGAACTTGGTCTCCTGGCCGAGAGAAACACGCAGCTCCTTGAGCTGTGCAACGGTAAGCCCGCGGTATTCGGTTAGGACTGCAGCGTTGGATTCCTTGAAATCAGTGGTGATCTCTTCAACTGCTGCCACCTTGTTTGGCGTTGCCATAACCCTCCTTCCGGGGAATAGTGCCGGTGGTTCGGGTCGCACGCATAAAAAACGCCCCGGGCAGATGCACGGGGCTTGGCCTTCACAGATCCGGCAGCACCGGATATGGAGGATTGCTTCGTTCACCTGCGCAGGCCGTCCCAGGCATGGGACTTTCGGTTGAATTCTTAGGGGAAATCAACGACCGACGGTCTTTGGTAGTTCAAGCTTACGCGAAGGGTTGGCCACGTCCAAATCGGCCATACCGTGGCAACCGGTCAGGCGCCGGCGCCCGCCTTTTTCTGCCATGCCGCCTCATACCCGGCAGGGACAAACCCCAGGGCATCGTTGATGGTGAGCATGTGCTGGTTCTCGGCAGCGTTCCATGTCAGCAAGCGCTCCCCCTCAGGCCATAGCCTGCCGACCCGCAGCAGGTTATGCGCCTTCATCAGCATGCCCAGGCTGTGGCCGCGGTGGGCGCGCAGGACGAGGGTGTCCTCCTGGTAAATAACGTCCGGCTTCTCCGGGTAGTAATCCAAAAAAGTATGTCCGGCGAGTTCCCTACTCGGGACATGCAGGGCCGCGGTGACGAGGGAGTGGCCACCTTTACGTCGAAGTTCCTCTTCGCCTTGGCGTACCCTCGCGCGGTCCCAGGCTTCCTCCTGATAATCAATCTCGCCCAACGGCACATCCGTGCTCATTCTCTGCCGCAGCAGGGCATACTGGTCGACGAATTCCTCCGGGCAGGCGTCTTCCCAAACCACCAGCCGGTAACCGGTGGCCTTCGCAGCAGCCAGCGACTCCAAGGACTCCACCCTGGCGGCTTCCACCGGACGAGCGAGGACACTGAAGCGCTCAACCTGCTCCAGTTCATACCCGTTGTTCCGAGCGAAGCGGACGGCCGCCGAACTTCCCGGCAACGATCCCGCACCCGTCTTCGGCCGCAGGACATCCGCCGCTTCCGGGTCAAAGCCAGCAGGGTGTTCACTATAGGACTGCAGCACTCTTCTGCCGTGGTCTTGGGCGGAGGCCTCGGCAGTCCGCAGCAGTTCGCGTGCGATCCCCTGTCCGCGGAAGCCGGGATGGACCATGACGTGCACGAAGGCGTTGTGCAGGTTGTCCTGTTTCGTCATTTCCAGGACGGCACGGCCAACGTGCCTGTCCCCGTCTTTGGCCGCCCACAGCAAGGACTGCTCGTAATCATTGGGACGGGCGCCCTCCAGCCGCGCGGCAGGGCTGACCCACAGGTCATTATTGCCCCACAGCAGGCCGGTCACCAGGTTGGCCAGCTCAGAGGATGCAACGAAATCCTCTGCATCCCTGGCTTCCAACGAGTCGGGAATGCGGATGGACTGCATGGTGACCGACGTCGTCGACATGGCGTCCCTCGCTCGAGTAATTGACCTTCCTCAATCAGATTACCTGCTCCACTAATTCGATGCCAGCGGCATCAGGCTTTTCCGACAAAGCCTTTTCCGGGTTCGCCCCGACGGCCCTACCATGCAGTATGGAGCTCTTGACCGCACGCGCTGGAAAACGAGCACTGGCGCACATCGGCCGCGGCATGCTGGCAGGAATGGTCGGGACCGCGGTCATGACAGCTTTCCAGAGGCTGGTGGAAATGCCGATCACTGGACGCCCGGAAAGTTATGCGCCCGCAGAGCTGGCGGAGAAGTTCCTGCCGGTGAAGGTCAAGTCCATCCGCGGACGTAAACTGCTGAACTACAGTGCGCATTTCGCCATCGGAGCTATGTGGGGAGCAGCATACGGAACCGCCGCGGCAGTGGGGTGGCGCGGCCAGAAGGCCATCAATACCGTCTTCGCCGTTGTATACGGGGGTGAGCTGCTGGGCGGATCGCTGTCCGGTTTCTCCCGGCCGTCCGAATGGAGCGCACAGGACTGGGCCGTGGACGTCGTGGACATCTATGTCCAGGCCCAGGCGACGGGGCTCGTCTTTGACCGCGTGCTGGTAGCCAAGTCCTAGCCGGTTGCCGGCAACAGTGACCGGCGCCCTGGCCGGGTCAGTGCCCGCTTGGGTCAGCGCCGCTTAAATGAACAGAACGGCCACAGCGTGATGCTGGGCCGTTCTGTTGTGGAAAATCCGGAAGGATTGCTTCCTTAGGCTTCGGTGGAAACCTTGGTGACGTTCGGGTCCATGGAGATGCCCGGGCCGAAGGTCGTCGCCACGGTGGCCTTCGAGATGTAGCGGCCCTTGGAAGCGGACGGCTTCAGGCGAAGCACCTCTTCCAGTGCGGCTGCGTAGTTCTCCACCAGCTTGCTGGTATCGAAGGACACCTTGCCAATGATGAAGTGAAGGTTGGCGTGCTTGTCGACGCGGAAGTCGATCTTGCCACCCTTGATGTCATTGACAGCCTTAGCCACATCAGGGGTCACGGTGCCGGTCTTCGGGTTCGGCATCAGGTTACGCGGGCCGAGAACCTTACCGAGGCGTCCAACCTTGCCCATCAGGTCCGGGGTTGCCACGGCGGCGTCGAAGTCGGTCCAGCCGCCCTGGATCTTTTCGATCAGGTCATCGGAACCAACGAAGTCGGCGCCGGCCGCGATTGCGGCTTCAGCCTTGTCACCGGTGGCGAAAACCAGGACGCGGGCGGTCTTACCGGTGCCGTGCGGCAGGTTGACCGTACCGCGGACCATCTGGTCAGCCTTGCGGGGGTCGACGCTGAGGCGCAGTGCAACCTCAACGGTGGCGTCGAACTTGGAAGGATTGCTTTCCTTCGCCAGGGTGATTGCCTCGACCGGGGCGTACTGCTTGTCCGCCTCGATCTTGGCTACAGCTGCCTCATATGCTTTGCTGCGCTTTGCCATCTGCTTTTTCTCCTTGTGCAGTTGTGGTCTGCGGACCGCGCCCGGCCCTGCCACTACGACGGCGTTGCCACCTTCAAAAGGTGGCGTTCGGCGCCGTCGTTCTTTAGTTTTGTCTTGTTTGCTTTCCGGCCTCGGAAAACCTCAGGCCTTTCAGCGTAAACGCCTAGGGGAATTAGCCCTCGACAGTGATGCCCATGGAGCGGGCGGTGCCGGCGATGATCTTGGCAGCAGCCTGGATGTCGTTGGCGTTGAGGTCATCCATCTTGGTGGAAGCGATCTCTTCAACCTGAGCCTGGGTCAGCTTGGCTACCTTGGTGGTGTGCGGGGTTGCGGAACCCTTCTGCACGCCAGCAGCCTTCTTGATCAGTTCTGCAGCCGGCGGGGTCTTGGTGATGAAGGTGAAGGAACGGTCTTCGTAAACCGTGATTTCAACCGGGATCACATTTCCGCGCTGGGCTTCCGTAGCGGCGTTGTACGCCTTGCAGAATTCCATGATGTTGACACCGTGCTGACCAAGTGCCGGACCAATCGGCGGTGCCGGGTTAGCGGCGCCTGCCTGGATCTGCAGCTTGATGAGGCCGGTGACCTTTTTCTTCGGGGCCATATCGGGTCCTTCTCTAATTTACGTACCGCAGACACAGGAGCGTGCCGGCGGCGGTTTGGCCGCCATGGCGTGGCGGCCGCCCGCGCAGGTCCGGCTAAAGCGGGCCGGGCTGCGCGAAGTCTTTACTACTGGATCTTGGTGACCTGGTTGAACGAGAGCGTCACCGGGGTCTCGCGCTCGAAGATGGTCACCAGTACCACCAGCTGCTGGGATTCCGGCTTGATCTCGGAGATCGTCGCAGGCAGGGTCTCGAACGGACCGTCGTTGACCGTGACCGATTCGCCGACCTCGAAGTCCACCGTGATGGGAGCCGAGGGCTGGGCGGCCTTGGTGGGCTTGCCACCCTCGGTCTTGCCTGCGGTGACGGTGTGCTCCAGCATGGAGAACACTTCGTTCAGGCTCAGCGGAACCGGGTTGTGGGCGTTACCAACAAAGCCGGTGACACCGGGAGTGTGGCGTACGGCGCCCCACGAAGCGTCCGTCAGTTCCATGCGGACCAGCACGTAGCCGGGGATGCGCACGCGGTTGACGATCTTGCGCGTGGTGTTCTTGATCTCCACGACCTCTTCCATGGGGACCTGGATCTCGAAGATGTAGTCCTCCATGTTCAGGGTCTGGATACGGGTCTCCAGATTGACCTTCACACGGTTTTCGTAGCCAGCGTACGAGTGGATAACGTACCAGTCACCCTCCTGGCGGCGCAGCTTCGCGCGGAACGCCTCGACCGGATCCTCTTCAGGGGCCGCGGCGGGCTCCACTGCGGAAGCCTCTGCGTCGGGCTCATCGCCTTCGGCCGGCTCTTCGCCTTCGGCCGGTGCGGTTTCAACGGTTGCTTCGTCGGCCGGTTCCGTTTCCTCGGAAACTTCCCCGGGAACGTCGGAAGCCGGTGCCTGATCGGCACCGGTCTCAGTAGCCTGATCCTCGGCTTCCAGATCAGCGGTTTCCTCGGTGGTCTGCGACTCGAGTTCCTGCTCGGACACTTAGCTTCCTGCTTTCTTCTTCAGCTCTTTTGATTCAATGGCGCCTGATCCTCAGGCCCGGCGCGTTGCCGTCTCCGGTGCACACGGCAGAATCCTGAGCAAAGACGCTACCGTTCGGGCGCTCCGTCACCGAAGATGTAGAGCGAGCCCTGGCCGAAAGCCAGATCCAAAACTGTCACGATCAGCATCATGATGACCACGAAGGCGATCACCACGAGGGTGTAATTCAGCAGTTCCTTGCGGGTAGGTGTGACCACCTTTTTCAGCTCACCGATTACCTGGCGGACGAACAGGACGATCTTGCCGAAGAATCCGCGCTTGTCGGACTTCCTGCCTGAGGGGCGTCCCTTGGAGCTGTTGGCAGCCGTTTCGGTCAACCTGTGCCTCACTCATCTAGTCCGGTACACGGCCCGCCGGCGGAGGCCGGCAACGCCGCTAGCTTCATACTTTGAATTGCTGAACTGCTGCTTCCCGTCCCA belongs to Arthrobacter crystallopoietes and includes:
- the rplK gene encoding 50S ribosomal protein L11, with the protein product MAPKKKVTGLIKLQIQAGAANPAPPIGPALGQHGVNIMEFCKAYNAATEAQRGNVIPVEITVYEDRSFTFITKTPPAAELIKKAAGVQKGSATPHTTKVAKLTQAQVEEIASTKMDDLNANDIQAAAKIIAGTARSMGITVEG
- the nusG gene encoding transcription termination/antitermination protein NusG; protein product: MSEQELESQTTEETADLEAEDQATETGADQAPASDVPGEVSEETEPADEATVETAPAEGEEPAEGDEPDAEASAVEPAAAPEEDPVEAFRAKLRRQEGDWYVIHSYAGYENRVKVNLETRIQTLNMEDYIFEIQVPMEEVVEIKNTTRKIVNRVRIPGYVLVRMELTDASWGAVRHTPGVTGFVGNAHNPVPLSLNEVFSMLEHTVTAGKTEGGKPTKAAQPSAPITVDFEVGESVTVNDGPFETLPATISEIKPESQQLVVLVTIFERETPVTLSFNQVTKIQ
- the secE gene encoding preprotein translocase subunit SecE gives rise to the protein MTETAANSSKGRPSGRKSDKRGFFGKIVLFVRQVIGELKKVVTPTRKELLNYTLVVIAFVVIMMLIVTVLDLAFGQGSLYIFGDGAPER